One genomic segment of Bacteroides caccae includes these proteins:
- a CDS encoding TonB-dependent receptor, producing MKNVTLKQFVEAVQTQSGYSFLYKDNQLKTNQRITVSVNKQSINVALEQAFKGKGISWKIQGKQILLFPAKEEQSVNTKKSRTIKGNVTTTTGESIPGASVKLANATTGVITDIDGFYMITVPDNQSELEFRFMGYEPRNIKVGNQTTINVSLEEATSSLEEVVVVAYGAQKKVTMTGSVASVNIGSLKTPVANLSNALQGKVAGIISVQSSGEPGYDNSTFTIRGIGTFTGNTSPLVIVDGVQRDDVNSTYGGAYNNIDPEDIVSISLLKDASATAVYGAKGANGVMIITTKRGSVGKPKISIKAETGFTNFTKVPEMLSGVDYMMLYNESRRNSGLSEVYSREQILKTESGLDPYLYPNVDWIDKIYKNVSSVSNVNLNISGGSDLVRYYLSASFYNQGGQYNVKKENGYDPNLNYKRYDFRSNVDVNITKTTLLQMNLSAIMTDSRYPGIASNKLWYEAFSTSPVAFPVRYPDGRWAGPPANAGSNPMNEVQNSGYTDTFRPALQSVFTVNQKLDFITKGLSAYARFSFDSYSEFNNKRTGGVDLWYTNQRDGNGELVFGKPIKEGSDELYYEHSDTGERVIYTEANISYDRTFGHHNVNGMVLYNMRNRMIATAGSAIASIPYRNQAIAARFGYGYKERYLAEVNGSYTGSENFAPGHRFGFFPAASVGWVISNEPFFKNMTRTVDLLKLRASYGIVGNDNIGGTGDRFAYFTQFGSGNSYGFGPNGNLVYGIRETLLGSDKLTWEKSYKTNIGLEMMLWGKLNLTLDYYWERRKDILIQRSSLPSMAGFDASIYANMGEMDNKGVDANLEYQTRIGNKVGLRLFGNLTYSKNKIVFRDEPAMQYAYQKSEGTRYGEFYGYIAEGYFQSEEEIKKSPRQMRELAPGDIKYKDLNDDGVIDANDQCYLGKSWFPSWSYGMGFNINYHNFDLALFFQGVSDVSIMANGGSIDTGNGDWGASGVGIVPFTGMGLNPSNVITKALDRWTADNPRADAWYPRMTANATTNDNNYVNSTHWLKDGSYLRLKQASLGYTLENKKLMDKGIEYLYFYLSGQNLLTFSKFKLWDPELGSNGAKYPLSRMVTLGMRVSF from the coding sequence ATGAAAAATGTTACGCTGAAACAGTTTGTAGAAGCGGTTCAGACCCAGAGTGGTTATTCATTTCTTTACAAAGATAATCAACTTAAAACGAATCAGCGAATCACTGTATCCGTTAATAAACAATCAATTAATGTTGCTTTAGAACAGGCTTTTAAGGGAAAAGGAATTTCTTGGAAAATTCAGGGCAAACAGATTCTTTTGTTTCCGGCAAAAGAGGAACAGTCTGTCAATACAAAAAAGTCACGTACCATCAAAGGTAATGTCACCACTACTACCGGTGAGTCGATTCCGGGGGCGAGCGTAAAATTGGCAAATGCTACTACTGGTGTAATTACTGATATTGATGGATTTTACATGATAACAGTTCCTGATAATCAGTCAGAATTGGAATTCCGTTTTATGGGATATGAACCCAGGAATATCAAAGTGGGCAATCAGACTACTATTAATGTCTCTTTGGAAGAAGCTACTTCCAGTCTGGAAGAGGTAGTGGTTGTGGCATACGGTGCTCAGAAGAAAGTGACGATGACCGGATCGGTAGCTTCGGTGAATATAGGAAGCCTGAAAACTCCAGTTGCCAATCTTAGCAATGCTTTGCAAGGTAAGGTTGCAGGTATTATTTCCGTACAGTCCAGTGGTGAACCGGGATATGATAACTCGACCTTTACAATTCGTGGAATCGGTACTTTCACGGGAAATACATCTCCATTGGTAATTGTAGACGGTGTGCAGCGTGACGATGTGAACTCCACTTATGGAGGTGCTTACAACAATATTGACCCGGAAGATATCGTTAGTATCTCTCTCTTGAAAGATGCTTCTGCTACTGCTGTATATGGTGCGAAAGGTGCTAACGGTGTGATGATTATTACTACTAAACGCGGGTCGGTAGGTAAGCCTAAAATCTCCATAAAGGCAGAAACGGGTTTTACCAACTTCACTAAAGTTCCGGAGATGTTGAGTGGTGTTGATTATATGATGTTATATAATGAAAGTCGTCGAAATTCGGGATTGAGTGAGGTATATTCCCGTGAACAGATATTAAAAACCGAGAGCGGACTGGATCCTTACTTATATCCGAATGTGGATTGGATCGATAAGATTTATAAGAATGTTTCATCTGTATCTAATGTCAACCTGAATATTAGTGGTGGTAGCGACTTGGTTCGATACTACTTGTCCGCTTCTTTCTATAACCAGGGAGGACAATATAATGTAAAGAAGGAAAACGGGTATGACCCGAACCTGAATTATAAGCGTTATGATTTCCGTAGTAACGTAGACGTGAACATTACAAAAACTACTTTATTACAGATGAACCTGTCGGCTATTATGACAGATTCGCGTTATCCGGGTATCGCTTCTAACAAACTATGGTATGAAGCTTTCTCAACTTCACCGGTTGCTTTTCCTGTTCGCTATCCGGACGGGCGTTGGGCAGGTCCTCCGGCCAATGCTGGTTCCAATCCGATGAACGAAGTGCAGAACAGCGGGTACACTGATACTTTCCGTCCGGCTTTGCAATCGGTATTTACCGTCAACCAAAAATTAGATTTCATAACCAAAGGACTTTCGGCTTATGCTCGTTTCTCTTTTGACAGTTATAGTGAATTCAATAATAAGCGTACCGGAGGGGTAGACTTATGGTATACCAACCAGCGTGACGGAAACGGAGAACTTGTCTTTGGTAAACCGATCAAGGAAGGTTCTGATGAACTTTATTATGAACATAGCGATACGGGAGAAAGAGTTATTTATACTGAAGCCAATATCTCATATGATCGCACTTTCGGTCATCATAACGTAAATGGAATGGTGCTTTATAATATGCGTAACCGTATGATTGCTACTGCCGGAAGTGCCATTGCTTCTATTCCATATCGTAATCAGGCGATTGCTGCCCGTTTCGGCTACGGATATAAAGAACGCTATTTAGCAGAGGTGAACGGTTCTTACACCGGTTCGGAGAACTTTGCTCCCGGACATCGTTTCGGTTTCTTCCCGGCTGCTTCTGTGGGTTGGGTCATTTCAAACGAACCGTTTTTCAAGAATATGACTCGTACGGTAGACTTGTTGAAATTGCGTGCTTCTTATGGTATCGTAGGTAATGATAACATTGGTGGTACAGGAGACCGTTTTGCTTATTTTACTCAGTTCGGAAGCGGAAACAGCTATGGATTCGGACCGAACGGAAATCTCGTATACGGTATTAGAGAGACGCTGCTGGGGTCGGACAAACTGACTTGGGAGAAATCTTATAAGACAAATATTGGTTTGGAAATGATGCTTTGGGGTAAATTGAACTTGACATTGGATTATTATTGGGAAAGACGTAAGGATATTCTGATTCAACGTTCTTCTTTGCCGAGCATGGCAGGCTTTGACGCCTCTATCTATGCCAATATGGGTGAAATGGATAATAAAGGAGTAGATGCGAATTTGGAATACCAGACCCGTATCGGTAACAAAGTAGGGTTGCGTTTATTTGGTAATCTGACTTATAGCAAGAATAAGATTGTGTTCCGTGACGAACCGGCTATGCAATACGCTTATCAAAAGAGTGAAGGTACCCGTTATGGCGAGTTCTATGGATATATAGCCGAAGGTTATTTCCAGAGTGAGGAAGAAATCAAAAAGAGTCCGAGACAGATGCGTGAACTGGCACCTGGTGACATCAAGTATAAAGACTTGAACGATGATGGTGTGATTGACGCTAATGACCAATGTTATTTGGGCAAGTCCTGGTTCCCTTCTTGGTCATACGGTATGGGCTTTAATATCAACTATCATAACTTTGACTTGGCTCTCTTCTTCCAGGGAGTGTCGGATGTATCTATTATGGCCAATGGTGGTTCTATTGATACCGGCAACGGTGACTGGGGAGCAAGTGGAGTCGGTATTGTACCTTTCACCGGCATGGGACTGAATCCCAGCAATGTCATCACCAAAGCATTAGATCGCTGGACGGCGGACAATCCTCGTGCAGATGCATGGTATCCGCGTATGACAGCTAATGCAACAACAAATGACAACAACTATGTGAATAGTACGCATTGGTTGAAAGATGGCAGTTATCTACGTTTGAAACAAGCCTCGCTCGGATATACGCTTGAGAACAAGAAACTAATGGATAAAGGAATAGAATACCTTTATTTCTATCTGTCCGGACAAAACTTGCTGACATTCTCTAAATTCAAGTTATGGGATCCGGAACTTGGTTCTAATGGGGCAAAGTATCCGTTATCGCGTATGGTGACATTGGGAATGAGAGTTTCGTTTTAA